A stretch of Colletotrichum lupini chromosome 2, complete sequence DNA encodes these proteins:
- a CDS encoding cation efflux family protein: MSTPSKRPTALLRRLSAVSGSAWVTSPRTGTGTHTLLRCLNSAYPFRPPQPHPALRRVSLRVYQTSSPAASPCDPYLTPSAARLHLTTSTSSLPHLTNTLTAAKNSSPSLPATVIMSATTTATMTANPPQSRKSHSHHHHHHHGHDNVYLTSANKNDAGVRITRIGLYSNLGMAFAKGAGGYAFGSQAMIADAWHSLTDLASDVLTLATVSWSLKPPTEAFPTGFGKIESLGSLGVSSMLLGGGLFMCWSSLITLHAHLFLDPASAAEAIAHAHHGHSHGHGHATPSLHAAWLALGTIAIKEWLYRATMKVAVERKSSVLASNAVHHRVDSWTGIVTLLAILGANFFKDATWLDPVGGLMISLLVIKAGAENTLSSVYELADRAIDDEVKGDVQKYALRSLSDVTNGHEVDVRNVSGVKSGQNYLVDIDLAVPGAWSVEAVREVEDQVRTLVGAKVRGVRRIKVRFVPKEADVARPFDEFIPGEANREASEEADDHSHTNGNGHKHD; this comes from the exons ATGTCGACCCCGTCCAAGCGTCCCACGGCACTGCTCCGCCGCCTTTCCGCTGTGAGTGGGAGTGCGTGGGTGACGTCTCCAAGAACGGGAACGGGAACGCACACCCTCCTCCGCTGCCTCAATTCTGCCTACCCCTTTAGGCCACCTCAACCACATCCAGCTCTGCGCCGCGTCTCCCTCCGCGTCTATCAAACATCCAGCCCGGCCGCCTCTCCCTGCGATCCCTACTTAACCCCCAGCGCCGCCCGCCTCCACCTGACCACTTCTACTTCTTCCCTTCCTCACCTCACCAACACCTTGACGGCTGCGAAGAACTCATCCCCTTCATTACCAGCAACTGTCATCATGTCTGCCACCACCACTGCCACCATGACCGCCAACCCGCCTCAGTCTCGCAAGAGCCACAGCCAtcaccaccatcaccaccacgGCCACGACAATGTCTACCTGACCTCGGCCAACAAGAACGACGCCGGCGTGCGCATCACTCGCATCGGTCTCTACTCCAACCTCGGCATGGCCTTTGCCAAAGGCGCCGGTGGCTACGCATTCGGCTCCCAAGCCATGATTGCTGATGCCTGGCACAGTTTGACGGACCTGGCATCCGACGTCCTGACACTGGCCACTGTTTCGTGGAGCTTGAAACCCCCGACCGAAGCCTTCCCCACTGGTTTCGGCAAGATTGAGAGTCTGGGGTCTCTGGGTGTCTCCAGCATGCTTCTAGGCGGTGGCCTGTTCATGTGCTGGAGCAGCTTGATCACCCTCCACGCTCACCTCTTCCTCGACCCTGCTTCTGCAGCAGAGGCCATTGCCCACGCTCATCACGGCCACAGCCATGGTCATGGTCACGCTACACCGAGTTTGCACGCTGCTTGGTTGGCTCTCGGAACAATCGCAATCAAGGAATGGCTGTACAGAGCTA CCATGAAAGTTGCCGTCGAACGAAAGTCCTCTGTCCTCGCCTCCAATGCCGTTCACCACCGTGTCGACAGCTGGACCGGCATTGTCACACTGCTTGCTATTCTGGGTGCAAACTTTTTCAAGGATGCGACCTGGCTGGATCCCGTTGGTGGCCTGATGATTTCTCTCCTCGTCATCAAGGCTGGTGCTGAGAACACTCTGTCTTCCGTGTACGAATTGGCCGACCGCGCTATTGATGACGAAGTCAAGGGAGATGTCCAAAAATACGCCCTCCGAAGCCTCTCTGATGTCACCAATGGCCACGAAGTCGATGTTCGCAACGTCTCGGGTGTCAAGTCCGGTCAGAACTACCTGGTGGATATCGACTTGGCAGTGCCCGGAGCTTGGTCTGTTGAGGCTGTCCGAGAAGTGGAGGATCAGGTCCGAACTCTGGTCGGTGCCAAGGTCCGTGGTGTGCGAAGGATCAAGGTACGCTTCGTCCCGAAGGAGGCCGACGTTGCGCGCCCGTTCGACGAGTTCATCCCCGGCGAAGCCAACCGAGAGGCTAGCGAGGAGGCCGACGACCACAGCCACACCAACGGCAATGGTCACAAGCACGACTAA
- a CDS encoding D-xylulose kinase: MPTHPTVVQYLSSHFPPPIMSSGPLYLGFDLSTQQLKAIVVQSDLTVVSEAKVDFDADFGKQYGLRKGVLTNEAEGEVYAPVAMFLEAIDLVLSRLSAKTPMDRIKGISGSCQQHGSTYWGKEAEALLSGLQSDKPLVEQLKGAFSFPYAPNWQDHSTQAQCDEFDANFGAAQRLAEVTGSAAHHRFTGTQIMRLRQKRPEMYAATSRISLVSSFLASVLLGSVAPIDISDVCGMNLWDIPAGNWSEPLLELTAGSKSGVSDLRAKLGEPRHDGGGSMGTISGYFVRRYGFSAECQVAPFTGDNPATILALPLRPMDAIVSLGTSSTFLMVTPVYKPDAAYHFFNHPCTPGQYMFMLCYKNGGLARESVRDALPKPEGGDPWANFNKAVLDTPPLDARSEKDNAKLGLYFDLPEIVPNIKAGTWRYTAKQDGSALAEASEPWSKETDARIIVESQALSMRLRSQNLVHSPESDPKVPAQPRRVYLVGGGSLNPAIARVVGDVLGGAEGVYKLDVGGNACALGGAYKAVWALERGEGETFDELIGKRWREEGAIQKVDGGYKEGVFEGYQPVVGAFEEMEKRILKVAHN; encoded by the exons ATGCCCACACACCCCAC TGTTGTGCAATATCTCTCATCTCACTTCCCTCCTCCCATCATGAGTTCCGGTCCCTTGTATCTCGGGTTCGACCTGTCGACCCAACAGCTCAAAG CAATCGTCGTCCAGTCCGACCTGACCGTCGTCTCCGAGGCCAAGGTCGACTTTGACGCCGACTTTGGCAAGCAGTATGGCCTGCGCAAGGGCGTCCTGACCAACGAGGCCGAGGGCGAGGTCTACGCGCCCGTCGCCATGTTCCTCGAGGCCATCGACCTCGTCCTCAGCCGCCTGTCCGCAAAGACGCCCATGGACCGCATCAAGGGCATCAGCGGCTCGTGCCAGCAGCACGGCAGCACCTACTGGGGCAAAGAGGCCGAGGCGCTTCTGAGCGGGTTGCAGTCCGACAAGCCGCTCGTCGAGCAGTTGAAGGGGGCGTTCTCGTTCCCCTACGCGCCGAATTGGCAGGATCACAGCACGCAAGCGCAGTGCGATGAGTTTGATGCCAATTTTGGGGCGGCGCAGCGGTTGGCGGAGGTTACTGGCAGCGCTGCACACCAC CGCTTTACCGGTACGCAAATCATGCGCCTCCGCCAGAAGCGCCCCGAAATGTACGCCGCCACATCCCGCATCTCCCTCGTCTCCTCCTTCCTCGCCTCCGTCCTCCTTGGGTCCGTCGCCCCCATCGACATCAGCGACGTCTGCGGCATGAACCTCTGGGACATTCCCGCGGGGAACTGGAGCGAGCCCCTGCTGGAACTCACCGCCGGCTCCAAATCCGGCGTGAGCGACCTCCGCGCCAAGCTCGGCGAGCCGCGCCACGACGGCGGCGGGTCCATGGGCACTATCTCGGGGTACTTTGTCCGGCGGTACGGCTTCAGTGCGGAGTGCCAGGTTGCCCCCTTTACGGGCGATAACCCAGCTACGATTCTTGCGCTGCCGCTGAGGCCGATGGATGCTATTGTGTCGCTGGGCACGTCGTCTACGTTTTTGATGGTCACGCCCGTGTATAAGCCCGATGCGGCGTATCACTTTTTTAACCACCCGTGTACTCCTGGGCAGTACATGTTTATGCTGTGCTACAAGAACGGCGGGCTGGCGCGCGAAAGCGTGCGGGACGCCCTTCCCAAGCCTGAGGGTGGTGACCCGTGGGCCAACTTCAACAAGGCTGTGCTTGACACGCCGCCGCTGGATGCGCGGTCCGAGAAAGACAACGCAAAGCTGGGGTTGTACTTTGATCTCCCCGAGATCGTGCCGAACATCAAGGCCGGCACGTGGCGGTACACCGCCAAGCAGGACGGGAGCGCCCTGGCCGAGGCCTCGGAGCCGTGGTCCAAGGAGACGGACGCGCGCATCATTGTCGAGTCGCAGGCCCTCTCGATGCGTCTGCGCAGCCAGAACCTCGTGCACAGCCCCGAGTCCGACCCCAAGGTACCCGCGCAGCCGCGACGGGTTTACCTCGTCGGCGGCGGGTCTCTGAACCCGGCCATCGCGCGGGTCGTGGGCGACGTGCTGGGCGGTGCGGAGGGGGTGTACAAGCTCGACGTGGGCGGCAACGCGTGCGCTCTGGGCGGTGCGTATAAGGCTGTTTGGGCGCTTGAGCGGGGCGAGGGGGAGACGTTTGACGAGTTGATTGGGAAGCGgtggagggaggagggggcgATCCAGAAGGTTGATGGGGGGTATAAGGAGGGTGTGTTTGAGGGGTATCAGCCTGTTGTTGGGGCTTTTGAGGAGATGGAGAAGAGGATTTTGAAGGTTGCCCACAACTGA